One window of the Archangium primigenium genome contains the following:
- a CDS encoding type VI secretion system Vgr family protein — protein sequence MAQQTRTAFTFQIGAYDAESLAVSRFAGAEGLSRLYEFQVDFHPTGVDPLDAETLLGTEAVLTLRTLGGPPRQVHGMACRVEVLGRREGHWCYRAWVVPRLWRLTRIQRSRIFQGKTVPDILQAVLAEAQLDARLLLTGKYEAREYCTQYRETDFAFLSRLMEWEGLFYFFEHTARGHVLVVGDSPDVHAHLPQVSALPVRDQEGRVEDGESLHALERILRLRPGTVHLKDYDFERPALDVSGKAKGPEERGALEVYDYPAAYVTPAVGKAVAKVRLEEAVQATRTLEGEGVAPSLTPGFRFQVEDAGHHAGEYTAVEVIHSGWLPETPGTPETTGGLYTCRFKCMPQSVPFRPRRTTDVPTLAGLQTATVVGPAGQEIHTDGHGRIKVQFHWDRDGQRDDRASCWVRVGQAWGGLAWGAVYLPRVGQEVLVRFLEGNPDRPLVAGTVYNGANPTPYTLPDEKTTSTLKSASSPGGAGFNELRIEDAAGQEEIFTHAQKDEALLTENDKDQEVRGHEALRVKKDRQQLVEGNQRLAVSLDDASLIEGNQGLRVRGHRTTSTLGSHDETVDVLQSIRVQRNVTTTVALTSAETVGSAKALTVGAGYAINVGLALSEDVAEDKHVRVGAVRLERVGGSRQETIAEDSDAQVKLNFQSRVKGDLSRVIGKDLEEKVSKKSELSVKQEAACLAKTFAFKAETFSLVVDGKPILRIEKSGKVKFTPKTLTIDGSTVQFKGAKIKLLK from the coding sequence ATGGCGCAGCAAACAAGGACCGCCTTCACGTTCCAGATCGGCGCGTACGACGCGGAGTCGCTCGCCGTCAGTCGCTTCGCGGGAGCGGAGGGACTGAGCCGCCTGTACGAGTTCCAGGTGGACTTCCATCCCACGGGTGTGGACCCCCTGGACGCGGAGACGCTCCTCGGCACCGAGGCCGTGCTGACCCTGCGGACCCTCGGAGGCCCTCCACGACAGGTGCATGGAATGGCCTGCCGGGTGGAGGTGCTGGGTCGGCGCGAGGGCCACTGGTGCTACCGGGCGTGGGTGGTCCCGCGACTCTGGCGGCTCACGCGCATCCAGCGCAGCCGCATCTTCCAGGGCAAGACCGTCCCCGACATCCTCCAGGCAGTGCTGGCGGAGGCCCAGCTGGACGCGCGGCTGCTGTTGACGGGCAAGTACGAGGCGCGGGAGTACTGCACGCAGTACCGCGAGACGGACTTCGCCTTCCTCAGTCGCCTGATGGAGTGGGAGGGACTCTTCTACTTCTTCGAGCATACGGCGCGAGGCCATGTCCTGGTGGTCGGGGACTCGCCTGACGTGCACGCGCACTTGCCCCAGGTGTCCGCGCTGCCCGTGCGCGACCAGGAGGGCCGTGTGGAGGACGGCGAGTCCCTCCATGCGCTCGAGCGGATCCTCCGGCTGCGGCCCGGGACGGTGCATCTCAAGGACTACGACTTCGAGCGGCCCGCGCTGGATGTGTCGGGCAAGGCGAAGGGACCGGAGGAGCGGGGCGCGTTGGAGGTGTACGACTACCCGGCCGCGTACGTGACGCCCGCGGTGGGCAAGGCCGTGGCGAAGGTGCGCCTGGAGGAGGCCGTCCAGGCCACGCGCACGCTGGAGGGCGAGGGCGTGGCGCCGAGCCTCACCCCTGGCTTTCGCTTCCAGGTGGAGGACGCGGGGCACCACGCCGGCGAGTACACGGCGGTGGAGGTCATCCATTCAGGCTGGCTGCCCGAGACCCCCGGCACTCCCGAGACGACGGGGGGGCTCTACACGTGCCGCTTCAAGTGCATGCCCCAGAGCGTCCCCTTCCGTCCCCGGCGAACGACGGACGTGCCGACGTTGGCGGGTCTCCAGACGGCCACCGTGGTGGGGCCCGCGGGGCAGGAAATCCATACCGACGGTCACGGCCGCATCAAGGTGCAGTTCCATTGGGATCGGGACGGCCAACGCGACGACAGGGCCTCGTGCTGGGTGCGGGTGGGCCAGGCCTGGGGTGGGCTCGCCTGGGGGGCGGTCTATCTGCCCCGGGTGGGGCAGGAGGTGCTGGTGCGCTTCCTGGAAGGCAATCCGGACAGGCCGCTCGTGGCCGGGACCGTCTACAACGGCGCCAATCCCACGCCCTACACGCTCCCGGACGAGAAGACGACCTCCACCCTCAAGAGCGCGTCCAGCCCCGGTGGCGCCGGCTTCAACGAGCTGCGCATCGAGGACGCCGCCGGCCAGGAGGAGATCTTCACCCACGCCCAGAAGGACGAGGCCCTGCTCACCGAGAACGACAAGGACCAGGAGGTTCGTGGCCACGAGGCCCTCCGGGTGAAGAAGGATCGCCAGCAACTCGTAGAGGGAAACCAACGCCTCGCCGTCTCGCTCGACGACGCCTCCCTCATCGAGGGAAACCAGGGCCTGCGGGTGCGCGGCCACCGGACCACCTCCACCCTGGGCAGTCATGACGAGACGGTGGATGTGCTCCAGTCCATCCGCGTGCAGCGGAACGTCACGACGACGGTGGCGCTGACCTCCGCGGAGACGGTGGGCTCCGCCAAGGCCCTCACCGTGGGCGCGGGCTACGCCATCAACGTGGGCCTGGCGCTCAGCGAGGACGTCGCGGAGGACAAGCACGTGCGGGTCGGCGCCGTCCGCCTCGAGCGTGTCGGGGGCAGTCGGCAGGAGACGATCGCCGAGGACTCGGACGCCCAGGTGAAGCTCAACTTCCAATCCCGGGTGAAGGGAGACCTGTCGCGGGTGATCGGCAAGGACTTGGAGGAGAAGGTCTCGAAGAAGTCCGAGCTGAGCGTGAAGCAGGAGGCCGCCTGCCTCGCCAAGACGTTCGCGTTCAAGGCCGAGACGTTCTCCCTCGTGGTCGATGGCAAACCCATCCTGCGCATCGAGAAGTCGGGCAAGGTGAAGTTCACGCCCAAGACGCTCACGATCGACGGCTCGACCGTCCAATTCAAGGGCGCCAAGATCAAGCTCTTGAAATGA
- a CDS encoding DeoR/GlpR family DNA-binding transcription regulator, with amino-acid sequence MLTLERRRRILETLANDQRVVASALAAEFGVSEDTVRRDLRELAEEGLLRRVYGGAVPRTPVSPTYAGRRGESVAAKSAIAATAAGFFRAGQVVFIDAGTTALAVATHIPKELALTVVTHSLPVASALAEHPTVEVILLGGRVLKAALATVGAETVEGYRRVRADLCVLGTASVHPDLGLGVFVHEDAEVKRVMVGAASEVMVVAAGEKLGTTAPFLVGPLSIVDRLVTDGAAPEEMTRSLAKAGVEIVRG; translated from the coding sequence ATGCTCACCCTGGAGCGGCGCAGGAGGATCCTCGAGACCCTGGCGAATGACCAGCGCGTGGTGGCGAGCGCCCTGGCCGCCGAGTTCGGCGTGTCGGAGGACACGGTGCGCAGGGACTTGCGGGAGCTCGCCGAGGAGGGCTTGCTGCGGCGGGTCTACGGCGGAGCGGTTCCCCGGACGCCCGTGTCCCCCACGTACGCCGGGCGCCGGGGTGAGTCGGTGGCGGCCAAGAGCGCCATCGCGGCCACGGCGGCGGGCTTCTTCCGCGCGGGACAGGTGGTGTTCATCGACGCGGGCACCACGGCCCTGGCGGTGGCCACACACATTCCCAAGGAGCTGGCGCTGACGGTGGTCACCCACAGCCTGCCGGTGGCCTCGGCGCTGGCGGAGCATCCGACGGTGGAGGTGATCCTCCTGGGCGGGCGGGTGCTCAAGGCGGCGCTGGCCACGGTGGGCGCCGAGACGGTGGAGGGCTACCGGCGGGTGCGCGCGGACCTGTGCGTGCTGGGCACGGCGAGCGTGCACCCGGACCTGGGCCTGGGGGTGTTTGTCCACGAGGACGCCGAGGTCAAACGCGTCATGGTGGGGGCGGCCTCGGAGGTGATGGTCGTCGCGGCGGGCGAGAAGCTGGGCACCACGGCGCCCTTCCTCGTGGGGCCGCTGTCGATCGTGGATCGCCTGGTGACGGATGGCGCCGCGCCGGAGGAGATGACGCGCTCGCTCGCCAAGGCGGGCGTGGAGATCGTCCGGGGCTGA
- a CDS encoding HAD family hydrolase, with protein MQLRRATPYPFSAVLFDLDGVIIDTTAMHYRVWERFGLTRGFVPTPAQLLASNGRPARETLRDWFGTALGADEVAAMLRELETLVVQALETEPVSAVPGVEEFLLALKAAGVPWALGTSATPAHAESALSRLGLSEAFPVRITAANVTQGKPHPEVYLKAAAALGVAPSACLVFEDALSGLRAARAAGASCVALTTSFPRDVLLHEAPRWIAEDFRALPPDLTP; from the coding sequence ATGCAGCTCCGGCGCGCCACACCCTATCCGTTCTCCGCCGTCCTGTTCGACCTGGATGGCGTCATCATCGACACCACGGCCATGCACTACCGGGTGTGGGAGCGGTTCGGGCTCACGCGCGGCTTCGTGCCGACCCCGGCCCAGTTGCTCGCCAGCAACGGGCGCCCGGCCCGGGAGACCCTGCGCGACTGGTTCGGCACGGCCCTGGGCGCGGACGAGGTCGCCGCGATGCTGCGGGAGTTGGAGACGCTGGTCGTCCAGGCCCTGGAGACCGAGCCCGTGTCCGCGGTTCCCGGGGTGGAGGAGTTCCTCCTGGCCCTGAAGGCCGCCGGGGTGCCCTGGGCCCTGGGCACGAGCGCCACACCCGCGCACGCCGAGAGCGCCCTATCGCGCCTGGGCCTGAGCGAGGCGTTCCCGGTGCGCATCACCGCGGCGAACGTCACCCAGGGCAAGCCCCACCCCGAGGTGTACCTCAAGGCGGCGGCGGCGCTGGGCGTCGCCCCGAGCGCGTGCCTCGTGTTCGAGGATGCCCTGTCCGGTCTGCGCGCCGCCCGGGCCGCTGGCGCGAGCTGCGTGGCGCTGACCACCTCGTTTCCCCGGGACGTGCTCCTGCACGAGGCGCCGCGGTGGATCGCGGAGGACTTCCGCGCGCTGCCCCCCGACCTCACCCCCTGA
- a CDS encoding MFS transporter, producing the protein MHSAPLTSLGTLAAPVSRAQARWTEFALALGGFAIGTSEFSIMGLLPDVAREVHVSVPQAGHLISAYALGVMVGAPVLAVVCARLPRHRVLLGLLAALTLGNLASALAPSYESLWLLRFLSGLPHGTFFGVAALVVADFAGPEARARAVGRLMLGLTIACVVGSPLATGLGQVASWRTAYLLIGGLSACAWLLTLLHIPRTRALEGASPLRELGALRRVQVWLTLGVGSVGFGGLFAVYSYITPTLTELAGMRLALVPLVLAGVGLGMVVGNLVGAAFADRSLPRTIVAALLWNVVTLGAFWLTAHNPWLASLSAFAIGMGFALVPGLQTRLMDVAADAQTLAASLNHSAFNLANALGAWLGGLVIAAGLGWNATGWVGAAMAVAGLALFGVSMALERRRPRGAA; encoded by the coding sequence ATGCATTCCGCTCCGCTCACCTCGCTCGGCACGCTGGCCGCGCCCGTGTCCCGGGCCCAGGCCCGTTGGACCGAGTTCGCCCTGGCGCTCGGGGGCTTCGCCATCGGCACGAGCGAGTTCTCCATCATGGGCCTGTTGCCGGACGTCGCCCGGGAGGTGCACGTCTCCGTGCCCCAGGCGGGCCATCTCATCAGTGCCTACGCGCTCGGGGTGATGGTGGGCGCGCCCGTGCTCGCGGTGGTGTGCGCCCGGCTCCCGCGTCACCGGGTGTTGCTGGGCCTGCTGGCGGCCCTGACGCTCGGCAACCTCGCGAGCGCGCTCGCACCGTCCTACGAGAGCCTGTGGCTGCTGCGCTTCCTGTCGGGGCTGCCCCACGGCACCTTCTTCGGCGTGGCGGCGCTGGTGGTGGCGGACTTCGCCGGCCCCGAGGCCCGGGCCCGCGCGGTGGGACGGCTCATGCTCGGTCTGACGATCGCGTGCGTGGTGGGCTCGCCCCTGGCCACGGGACTCGGGCAGGTCGCGAGCTGGCGCACGGCCTACCTGCTCATCGGCGGGCTCTCCGCGTGCGCCTGGCTGCTCACGCTCCTGCACATCCCGCGCACCCGGGCCCTCGAGGGGGCGAGTCCCTTGCGCGAGCTCGGGGCGCTGCGGCGCGTGCAGGTGTGGCTGACGCTGGGCGTGGGCTCGGTGGGCTTTGGCGGGCTGTTCGCCGTCTACAGCTACATCACCCCGACCCTGACGGAGCTCGCGGGCATGCGCCTGGCGCTCGTGCCCCTGGTGCTCGCGGGCGTGGGCCTGGGCATGGTGGTGGGCAACCTGGTGGGCGCCGCGTTCGCGGACCGCTCCCTGCCCCGGACGATCGTCGCGGCGCTACTCTGGAACGTCGTCACGCTCGGCGCCTTCTGGCTCACCGCGCACAACCCCTGGCTCGCGTCCCTGTCCGCGTTCGCGATCGGCATGGGCTTCGCGCTCGTGCCGGGGCTCCAGACGCGGCTCATGGACGTGGCCGCCGACGCGCAGACCCTGGCCGCGTCGCTCAACCACTCGGCCTTCAACCTCGCCAACGCCCTGGGGGCCTGGCTCGGGGGACTCGTCATCGCGGCGGGCCTGGGCTGGAACGCCACCGGCTGGGTGGGCGCGGCCATGGCGGTGGCGGGGCTGGCGTTGTTCGGGGTGTCCATGGCCCTGGAGCGCCGACGGCCGCGCGGTGCCGCCTGA
- a CDS encoding terpene synthase family protein — translation MATPLEPFGIPASPLIHPEVEVIEAENLRWARRLGLVGDARGEERLRRARIAQAAARIAWHAPVERVVLFAQWLTWIIVIDDLQDEAGPGLDSGAVHRAYARLEGILEGQGTDADAPAVERALAELWSRTATPMSRAWRERFIGHVRLQRDAFIEQTRLRRSGRVPTLDEYPRLRRHTNSIFAFDLSEPVYALEIAPALLPAWLALCEPINDLMAWCNDIVSVARDAADGETTNYVFVFQHALGCDTPTAVARVRGRIQERWKDLATAEQALRREARRLALDTPGLLRLTATLCQVPSAHLGWLLESSRYQSWEAPIASP, via the coding sequence ATGGCCACCCCCCTCGAGCCCTTTGGCATTCCCGCGTCTCCCCTCATCCATCCCGAGGTCGAGGTGATCGAGGCGGAGAACCTCCGTTGGGCCCGGCGCCTGGGGCTGGTGGGGGACGCACGCGGCGAGGAGCGTCTGCGGCGCGCCCGCATCGCCCAGGCGGCCGCCCGGATCGCCTGGCACGCACCGGTGGAGCGGGTCGTGCTGTTCGCGCAGTGGCTCACCTGGATCATCGTGATCGACGACCTCCAGGACGAGGCCGGACCCGGCCTGGACTCCGGCGCGGTGCACCGGGCCTACGCGCGGCTGGAGGGCATCCTGGAAGGGCAGGGGACCGACGCCGACGCGCCCGCCGTGGAGCGCGCCCTGGCCGAGCTCTGGTCGCGCACCGCGACGCCCATGTCCCGGGCCTGGCGTGAGCGGTTCATCGGGCACGTGCGCCTGCAGCGCGACGCCTTCATCGAGCAGACCCGGCTGCGGCGCTCGGGCCGGGTGCCCACGCTCGACGAGTATCCCCGGCTGCGCCGCCACACCAACTCCATCTTCGCGTTCGACCTCAGCGAGCCCGTCTACGCCCTGGAGATCGCGCCGGCCCTGCTCCCCGCCTGGCTGGCCCTGTGCGAGCCGATCAACGATCTCATGGCCTGGTGCAATGACATCGTCTCGGTGGCGCGCGACGCGGCGGACGGGGAGACGACCAACTATGTCTTCGTCTTCCAACATGCCCTGGGGTGCGACACGCCCACCGCCGTGGCGCGGGTGCGCGGGCGCATCCAGGAGCGGTGGAAGGATCTCGCCACGGCCGAACAGGCGCTGCGGCGGGAGGCGCGCCGGCTGGCGCTGGACACCCCCGGATTGCTGCGGCTGACGGCGACCTTGTGCCAGGTGCCCTCGGCCCATCTGGGGTGGCTGCTCGAATCCAGCCGCTACCAGAGCTGGGAAGCGCCCATCGCCAGTCCTTGA
- a CDS encoding globin domain-containing protein, with protein sequence MLAPRTIEIIQSTVPVLKVHGEAITTRFYQRLFESHPELRDVFNQARQREGKQQAALANAVYAAAQNIARLEAILPAVVSIAHKHRGLGVQAEHYPLVGEHLLAAIREVLGEAATPEILGAWAEAYQEIASVFIAVERDLYAKAHAQAGGWPGFRRFVVANTWRTEDPRATVFELRPEDGQPLAAFTPGQYLTVKVSPPGDARTHLRHVPLVPVGEAGVYRLQLKRAEQADEALDFLHQHVRAGDVLLASAPAGVTSSR encoded by the coding sequence ATGCTCGCGCCCCGAACCATCGAGATCATCCAATCCACCGTGCCGGTCCTGAAGGTGCACGGCGAGGCCATCACCACCCGCTTCTACCAGCGCCTGTTCGAGAGCCACCCCGAGCTGCGCGACGTCTTCAACCAGGCGCGCCAGCGCGAGGGCAAGCAGCAGGCCGCCCTGGCCAACGCCGTCTACGCGGCGGCGCAGAACATCGCGCGGCTGGAGGCCATCCTCCCCGCGGTGGTGAGCATCGCGCACAAGCACCGCGGCCTGGGCGTCCAGGCGGAGCACTACCCCCTCGTGGGCGAGCACCTGCTCGCGGCCATCCGCGAGGTGCTAGGCGAGGCCGCCACTCCGGAGATCCTCGGCGCCTGGGCCGAGGCCTACCAGGAGATCGCGTCCGTCTTCATCGCGGTGGAGCGTGACCTGTATGCGAAGGCCCACGCCCAGGCGGGCGGCTGGCCGGGGTTCCGGCGCTTCGTGGTGGCCAACACATGGCGCACGGAGGACCCCCGTGCCACGGTGTTCGAGCTGCGGCCCGAGGATGGCCAGCCCCTCGCGGCCTTCACGCCCGGCCAGTACCTCACCGTGAAGGTGAGCCCGCCGGGGGACGCGCGGACCCACCTGCGGCACGTGCCCCTGGTGCCCGTGGGGGAAGCGGGCGTCTACCGGCTCCAGCTCAAGCGGGCCGAGCAGGCGGACGAGGCGCTCGACTTCCTGCACCAGCACGTGCGGGCGGGTGACGTCCTCCTCGCCTCCGCGCCCGCGGGCGTGACGTCGTCCCGGTAG
- a CDS encoding VWA domain-containing protein has protein sequence MDARIVEFAEVLRQNGVRVSTSEVVDAARATAEVGLQDRTVFRAVLRTTLIKREQDVELFQRAFDFFFSGAAKTFEGIDKSLAQSIQDQGLIEGDNLTMLLYQMNLLFPEMSPLAQAALLGDRARLAQIFRAATLQLDLARMGTSLQQGFFSRRLMMAAGMERARSELKGFEEELRKRGLAVEGVEIVSRHVAEALRKVEEAARREVRRQADARIRKPSGGVADKPLHQLSQAELDQMQASVRTLAEKLKARLIRKQRSRRKGTLNVRRTLRRNLPWGGVPMVPQFRARRPERPEVVVLCDISDSVRNASRMMLLFTYTLQSLFVRVRSFVFVSDVGEVTQHFKEQDVDRAIDLATLGGAVSLTANSNYGRALSSFTKNQLGAITRRTTVMIIGDGRNNYNAANAWALKDLRQKCKRLLWVCPEERANWGFGDSEMLTYAKQCHHAVVVNSVADLSRIAEQLVPA, from the coding sequence ATGGACGCACGCATCGTCGAGTTCGCCGAGGTCCTCCGCCAGAACGGCGTGCGGGTGAGCACGTCCGAGGTGGTGGACGCGGCGCGGGCCACCGCCGAGGTCGGGCTTCAGGATCGGACCGTGTTCCGCGCCGTCCTGCGCACCACGCTCATCAAGCGCGAGCAGGACGTGGAGCTGTTCCAGCGCGCCTTCGACTTCTTCTTCTCCGGGGCGGCCAAGACGTTCGAGGGGATCGACAAGTCGCTCGCCCAGAGCATCCAGGACCAGGGGCTCATCGAGGGCGACAACCTGACGATGCTCCTGTACCAGATGAACCTGCTCTTCCCGGAGATGTCTCCGCTGGCGCAGGCGGCGCTGCTGGGAGACCGGGCGCGGCTGGCGCAGATCTTCCGCGCGGCCACGCTGCAGCTGGACCTGGCGCGCATGGGCACGAGCCTGCAGCAGGGCTTCTTCTCGCGGCGGCTGATGATGGCGGCGGGAATGGAGCGCGCGCGCTCGGAGCTCAAGGGCTTCGAGGAGGAATTGCGCAAGCGGGGCCTCGCGGTGGAGGGCGTGGAGATCGTCTCGCGCCACGTGGCCGAGGCGCTGCGCAAGGTGGAGGAGGCGGCGCGGCGCGAGGTGCGGCGCCAGGCGGACGCGCGCATCCGCAAGCCCTCGGGCGGGGTGGCGGACAAGCCGCTGCACCAGTTGAGCCAGGCCGAGCTGGATCAGATGCAGGCCTCGGTGCGCACCCTGGCCGAGAAGCTCAAGGCGCGGCTCATCCGCAAGCAGCGCTCGCGGCGCAAGGGCACGCTGAACGTGCGCCGCACGCTGCGCCGCAACCTGCCGTGGGGTGGGGTGCCCATGGTGCCCCAGTTCCGCGCCCGCCGCCCCGAGCGCCCCGAGGTCGTGGTCCTCTGCGACATCTCGGACTCGGTGCGCAACGCCTCGCGGATGATGTTGCTGTTCACCTACACGCTGCAGTCGCTCTTCGTGCGCGTGCGCTCGTTCGTCTTCGTGTCCGACGTGGGCGAGGTGACGCAGCACTTCAAGGAGCAGGACGTGGACCGCGCCATCGACCTGGCCACCCTGGGGGGCGCCGTGTCGCTCACGGCCAACTCCAACTACGGCCGGGCGCTGTCCTCCTTCACCAAGAACCAGCTGGGTGCCATCACCCGCCGCACCACGGTGATGATCATCGGGGATGGGCGCAACAACTACAACGCGGCCAACGCCTGGGCGCTCAAGGACTTGCGGCAGAAGTGCAAGCGCCTGCTGTGGGTGTGCCCCGAGGAGCGCGCCAACTGGGGCTTTGGCGACAGCGAGATGTTGACCTACGCGAAGCAGTGCCACCACGCCGTGGTGGTCAACTCCGTGGCCGATCTGTCCCGCATCGCGGAGCAGCTCGTCCCCGCTTGA